A window of the Phaseolus vulgaris cultivar G19833 chromosome 5, P. vulgaris v2.0, whole genome shotgun sequence genome harbors these coding sequences:
- the LOC137833974 gene encoding uncharacterized protein: MNIRYLIVNFSSAYNILLGRPALNRLGVVASTRHMKMKLPSLEGGVITIKSDQKAAKKCYKNSLKTKRGVCAQPQEVERVTRAEIAQERRPEPAGEVQEREIGGKKFKLGKSLSQEMHNKIAEVIARHLNAFAWSSSDVLGIDPDFLCHRLTMDPKVRPVLQRRRKFNEERRLVIRQENQKLLSVGHIRKIQYPKWLTNVVWLRRPTGSGECYVDDIVITFKEKDQHILGLEELFTTIAKYNLKLNAEKCVFEVEEGKILGFLLIERGIEANPEKCAGIIAMRSPTSVKEVQQLTGRMAALSGFLSVGGDWGILISNA; encoded by the exons ATGAATATCAGATACCTCATCGTTAACTTTTCTTCAGCTTACAACATCCTCCTGGGCAGGCCTGCCTTGAACAGGTTAGGAGTAGTGGcctcgacgaggcacatgaaaaTGAAATTGCCTTCCCTCGAGGGAGGGGTAATTACCATCAAGTCCGACCAGAAGGCGGCAAAGAAATGCTACAAAAATAGCTTGAAGACTAAAAGAGGAGTATGCGCCCAGCCTCAAGAAGTAGAAAGGGTCACCCGTGCGGAGATCGCCCAGGAAAGGCGACCTGAGCCTGCAGGTGAGGTTCAGGAAAGAGAAATCGGAGGAAAGAAGTTCAAGCTTGGCAAGTCCCTAAGCCAGGAAATGCATAACAAAATCGCCGAAGTCATAGCACGACAtctgaatgcctttgcatggtcttCCTCGGACGTGCTcggcatcgaccctgactttTTGTGTCATCGACTCACGATGGATCCAAAGGTTAGGCCTGTTCTACAAAGgcgaaggaagttcaacgaggaaagaCGCTTGGTCATCAGGCAAGAAAATCAAAAGCTATTAAGTGTTGGCCACATAAGGAAAATCCAATACCCTAAGTGGTTGACAAATGTGGTTTGGTTAAGAAggccaacgggaagtggagaat GCTATGTGGATGACATAGTCATCACCTTCAAGGAGAAGGACCAACACATTCTTGGTTTAGAGgagctattcaccacaatagccaagtacaatTTGAAGTTGAATGCTGAAAAGTGCGTATTCGAGGTGGAAGAAGGGAAAATCCTAGGGTTTCTCCTCATCGAGCGGGGAATAGAGgcaaaccccgagaagtgtgcggGGATCATTGCAATGAGGAGTCCGACCTCGgtgaaggaggtacaacagCTGACAGGAAGAATGGCCGCCCTGTCCGGGTTTTTATCAGTTGGAGGAGACTGGGGCATTCTTATTTCTAATGCTTGA